From a region of the Daphnia magna isolate NIES linkage group LG1, ASM2063170v1.1, whole genome shotgun sequence genome:
- the LOC116930142 gene encoding vascular endothelial growth factor receptor 1 isoform X3, with the protein MLLIATFIFLPVITRANWPVMIPDQVQQVIDVGQNLSLTCIYQFETEEESKLANMAWILPDVLTNYPKNSSIEHRFRFTVGRNETHVKSSMVLQKTVPSDTGYFRCAVLPHIKIDQYVYVYSERELVFIDAYHTKTFMSWNGESKDIPCKPTHPNVTISLYRKIIFGEDDSWDSMQELSSELGNASWLLKPLPERGLRLTNWKTSDRGAYKCVGTMNEPTPTAESTEREFFLFTNDIELVRDGDDDPLEGSNVTLKCMIVLEQNLNNQYTVAPEWFYIDNETGKEQFINQTNPPRGILVKNSAKNSMGFFHEEQIASSIFESYLELQSIRLNTQTHFQCRGHENQRVISRSISFTIKEKIDPMQVKLGRGIAQNLTCNRYFDDVHIKWFEDDKEYSGLIFTSNSSSVLPLNGIDGEKASYSCRWTNSRGEPRSRNFSFAKETVSTSTIVISLCASLAILIVTGIAVKQYVDKKNLIEAIQGKLDGNPDGLDPNLPIDYQTEFLPYDKRCEFPKDRLRLGKQLGKGCFGEVYKAEAVGLKDSDETVTIVAVKKVLSTSQFRMKSKTTGLDALIRELKILNYLGSHLNVVNLLGACTKDIIKGELLVIIDYCRYGNLQSYLIKRRNTFFNQLDEVGNLQLTNEFVGIDETRSHDIDSCAESNPGTSDHFVSQTINSTADGSICHDDCLQEMEANWKYGENSDPSSNGPISTWNLISFSLQIAKGMEYIASKKVLHGDLAARNVLLADHGIVKVADFGMARQMQNYNYHMKGQGLLPIKWMAIESLTDHVFSSQSDVWSYGVVLWELFALGKIPYPGMNGPILVKDIQDGLRMEKPEYAPNFVGEVMKSCWDKEPNDRPTFHQLTNTIENYMETFVSSGYLDSNFIENTKTN; encoded by the exons ATGTTACTAATAGCGACCTTCATATTTTTACCTGTAATAACTCGTGCAAATTGGCCAGTGATGATTCCCGATCAAGTGCAACAGGTGATCGATGTAGGTCAAAATCTCAGTTTGACTTGCATCTACCAGTTTGAAACCGAGGAAGAAAGTAAATTAGCTAACATGGCGTGGATACTGCCCGATGTGCTCACCAATTATCCAAAA AACAGCAGCATCGAACATCGTTTTCGCTTCACGGTCGGTAGGAACGAAACTCACGTCAAATCGTCAATGGTTTTACAAAAGACCGTCCCCTCTGACACGGGGTATTTTCGATGCGCTGTCCTTCCTCATATCAAAATTGACCAATACGTTTACGTTTACA GTGAACGGGAACTCGTTTTCATCGATGCGTACCATACCAAGACATTTATGTCGTGGAATGGTGAATCTAAAGATATCCCATGCAAACCTACTCATCCAAATGTAACCATTTCATTGTACCGGAAAATTATTTTTGGAGAAGATGATAGCTGGGACTCGATG cagGAATTGTCAAGTGAATTGGGAAATGCCAGTTGGTTGCTGAAACCTTTGCCAGAACGAGGATTGAGGTTAACCAATTGGAAAACCAGCGATCGTGGTGCATACAAATGCGTAGGCACAATGAACGAACCTACGCCAACTGCTGAAAGCACCGAACGCGAATTCTTCCTGTTCACCAACG ATATAGAGCTCGTTCGAGATGGCGACGATGATCCGCTGGAAGGAAGCAACGTGACTCTGAAATGTATGATTGTTTTAgaacaaaatttaaacaacCAGTACACGGTGGCCCCAGAGTGGTTTTACATAGACAACGAAACCGGCAAAGAACAATTTATAAATCAAACTAACCCTCCTAGAG GAATTCTAGTAAAGAATTCAGCGAAGAATTCAATGGGCTTCTTTCACGAAGAACAAATTGCAAGTTCAATCTTTGAAAGTTACCTGGAACTGCAAAGTATCAGACTCAATACGCAGACGCACTTTCAATGCAGAGGCCATGAGAATCAACGAGTCATTTCTCGATCGATTTCTTTTACAATCAAAG aaaaaattgatcCAATGCAGGTCAAACTGGGAAGAGGAATAGCTCAGAATTTGACTTGCAATCGATATTTTGATGACGTCCACATCAAATGGTTCGAG GATGACAAGGAATATTCGGGACTAATTTTTACGAGCAACAGTTCATCGGTGTTGCCATTAAACGGAATCGATGGAGAAAAGGCAAGTTATTCTTGTCGTTGGACCAACAGCCGAGGAGAACCGAGATCAAGAAATTTCAGTTTTGCTAAAGAAACTGTATCTACTAGTACTATTGTCATCTCTCTTTGCGCATCTCTCGCGATATTAATTGTAACTGGAATAGCAGTCAAACAATACGTCGATAAG aaaaatctgaTAGAGGCAATTCAGGGAAAATTGGATGGTAATCCTGATGGCCTTGATCCGAATTTGCCCATCGACTATCAAACGGAATTTCTACCTTACGACAAACGCTGTGAATTTCCAAAAGATCGCCTCAGACTCG GAAAACAACTGGGAAAAGGATGTTTCGGAGAAGTTTACAAAGCCGAAGCTGTCGGACTCAAAGACTCGGACGAAACTGTTACGATAGTGGCCGTCAAAAAGGTCCTTTCCACATCGCAATTTCGAATGAAATCAAAGACGACGGGATTAGACGCTCTCATAAGGGAACTGAAAATTCTCAATTATTTGGGATCGCATTTAAATGTCGTCAATCTACTGGGAGCCTGCACCAAAGACATCATCAAAG GCGAACTCTTGGTGATTATCGATTATTGTCGTTACGGCAATTTGCAATCGTATTTAATTAAACGGCGCAATACATTTTTCAACCAATTGGACGAGGTCGGGAATCTACAATTGACTAACGAATTTGTTGGAATTGACGAGACTCGCAG TCATGACATTGACTCTTGTGCAGAGTCAAATCCTGGAACCTCAGATCATTTTGTATCTCAAACAATAAACTCGACGGCCGACGGTTCAATTTGTCACG ATGATTGCCTTCAAGAAATGGAAGCCAATTGGAAATATGGAGAAAATTCAGACCCTAGTAGCAATGGACCAATTTCCACCTGGAATTTGATCAGCTTTTCTCTACAAATAGCCAAGGGCATGGAATATATCGCGAGCAAAAAA GTTCTGCATGGTGATTTAGCCGCTCGCAATGTCCTTTTAGCCGATCATGGAATTGTTAAGGTCGCTGATTTTGGAATGGCCAGACAAATGCaaaactacaactaccacatGAAAGGACAG GGATTACTACCAATTAAATGGATGGCCATCGAATCGCTGACCGATCACGTATTTTCCAGTCAATCGGATGTCTGGTCTTACGGCGTTGTTCTATGGGAGCTCTTTGCCCTGGGCAAAATTCCCTACCCAG GAATGAACGGCCCAATACTCGTCAAAGATATTCAAGACGGACTGCGAATGGAGAAACCAGAATACGCGCCTAATTTCGTTGGGGAAGTGATGAAAAGCTGTTGGGACAAAGAACCAAACGACCGACCAACGTTTCATCAGCTGACCAACACGATCGAGAATTACATGGAGACATTCGTTAGCTCTGGGTACTTGGATTCAAATTTCATcgaaaacacaaaaaccaacTAA
- the LOC116930142 gene encoding vascular endothelial growth factor receptor 1 isoform X2, with protein MLLIATFIFLPVITRANWPVMIPDQVQQVIDVGQNLSLTCIYQFETEEESKLANMAWILPDVLTNYPKNSSIEHRFRFTVGRNETHVKSSMVLQKTVPSDTGYFRCAVLPHIKIDQYVYVYSERELVFIDAYHTKTFMSWNGESKDIPCKPTHPNVTISLYRKIIFGEDDSWDSMELSSELGNASWLLKPLPERGLRLTNWKTSDRGAYKCVGTMNEPTPTAESTEREFFLFTNDIELVRDGDDDPLEGSNVTLKCMIVLEQNLNNQYTVAPEWFYIDNETGKEQFINQTNPPRGILVKNSAKNSMGFFHEEQIASSIFESYLELQSIRLNTQTHFQCRGHENQRVISRSISFTIKEKIDPMQVKLGRGIAQNLTCNRYFDDVHIKWFEDDKEYSGLIFTSNSSSVLPLNGIDGEKASYSCRWTNSRGEPRSRNFSFAKETVSTSTIVISLCASLAILIVTGIAVKQYVDKKNLIEAIQGKLDGNPDGLDPNLPIDYQTEFLPYDKRCEFPKDRLRLGKQLGKGCFGEVYKAEAVGLKDSDETVTIVAVKKVLSTSQFRMKSKTTGLDALIRELKILNYLGSHLNVVNLLGACTKDIIKGELLVIIDYCRYGNLQSYLIKRRNTFFNQLDEVGNLQLTNEFVGIDETRSHDIDSCAESNPGTSDHFVSQTINSTADGSICHADDCLQEMEANWKYGENSDPSSNGPISTWNLISFSLQIAKGMEYIASKKVLHGDLAARNVLLADHGIVKVADFGMARQMQNYNYHMKGQGLLPIKWMAIESLTDHVFSSQSDVWSYGVVLWELFALGKIPYPGMNGPILVKDIQDGLRMEKPEYAPNFVGEVMKSCWDKEPNDRPTFHQLTNTIENYMETFVSSGYLDSNFIENTKTN; from the exons ATGTTACTAATAGCGACCTTCATATTTTTACCTGTAATAACTCGTGCAAATTGGCCAGTGATGATTCCCGATCAAGTGCAACAGGTGATCGATGTAGGTCAAAATCTCAGTTTGACTTGCATCTACCAGTTTGAAACCGAGGAAGAAAGTAAATTAGCTAACATGGCGTGGATACTGCCCGATGTGCTCACCAATTATCCAAAA AACAGCAGCATCGAACATCGTTTTCGCTTCACGGTCGGTAGGAACGAAACTCACGTCAAATCGTCAATGGTTTTACAAAAGACCGTCCCCTCTGACACGGGGTATTTTCGATGCGCTGTCCTTCCTCATATCAAAATTGACCAATACGTTTACGTTTACA GTGAACGGGAACTCGTTTTCATCGATGCGTACCATACCAAGACATTTATGTCGTGGAATGGTGAATCTAAAGATATCCCATGCAAACCTACTCATCCAAATGTAACCATTTCATTGTACCGGAAAATTATTTTTGGAGAAGATGATAGCTGGGACTCGATG GAATTGTCAAGTGAATTGGGAAATGCCAGTTGGTTGCTGAAACCTTTGCCAGAACGAGGATTGAGGTTAACCAATTGGAAAACCAGCGATCGTGGTGCATACAAATGCGTAGGCACAATGAACGAACCTACGCCAACTGCTGAAAGCACCGAACGCGAATTCTTCCTGTTCACCAACG ATATAGAGCTCGTTCGAGATGGCGACGATGATCCGCTGGAAGGAAGCAACGTGACTCTGAAATGTATGATTGTTTTAgaacaaaatttaaacaacCAGTACACGGTGGCCCCAGAGTGGTTTTACATAGACAACGAAACCGGCAAAGAACAATTTATAAATCAAACTAACCCTCCTAGAG GAATTCTAGTAAAGAATTCAGCGAAGAATTCAATGGGCTTCTTTCACGAAGAACAAATTGCAAGTTCAATCTTTGAAAGTTACCTGGAACTGCAAAGTATCAGACTCAATACGCAGACGCACTTTCAATGCAGAGGCCATGAGAATCAACGAGTCATTTCTCGATCGATTTCTTTTACAATCAAAG aaaaaattgatcCAATGCAGGTCAAACTGGGAAGAGGAATAGCTCAGAATTTGACTTGCAATCGATATTTTGATGACGTCCACATCAAATGGTTCGAG GATGACAAGGAATATTCGGGACTAATTTTTACGAGCAACAGTTCATCGGTGTTGCCATTAAACGGAATCGATGGAGAAAAGGCAAGTTATTCTTGTCGTTGGACCAACAGCCGAGGAGAACCGAGATCAAGAAATTTCAGTTTTGCTAAAGAAACTGTATCTACTAGTACTATTGTCATCTCTCTTTGCGCATCTCTCGCGATATTAATTGTAACTGGAATAGCAGTCAAACAATACGTCGATAAG aaaaatctgaTAGAGGCAATTCAGGGAAAATTGGATGGTAATCCTGATGGCCTTGATCCGAATTTGCCCATCGACTATCAAACGGAATTTCTACCTTACGACAAACGCTGTGAATTTCCAAAAGATCGCCTCAGACTCG GAAAACAACTGGGAAAAGGATGTTTCGGAGAAGTTTACAAAGCCGAAGCTGTCGGACTCAAAGACTCGGACGAAACTGTTACGATAGTGGCCGTCAAAAAGGTCCTTTCCACATCGCAATTTCGAATGAAATCAAAGACGACGGGATTAGACGCTCTCATAAGGGAACTGAAAATTCTCAATTATTTGGGATCGCATTTAAATGTCGTCAATCTACTGGGAGCCTGCACCAAAGACATCATCAAAG GCGAACTCTTGGTGATTATCGATTATTGTCGTTACGGCAATTTGCAATCGTATTTAATTAAACGGCGCAATACATTTTTCAACCAATTGGACGAGGTCGGGAATCTACAATTGACTAACGAATTTGTTGGAATTGACGAGACTCGCAG TCATGACATTGACTCTTGTGCAGAGTCAAATCCTGGAACCTCAGATCATTTTGTATCTCAAACAATAAACTCGACGGCCGACGGTTCAATTTGTCACG CAGATGATTGCCTTCAAGAAATGGAAGCCAATTGGAAATATGGAGAAAATTCAGACCCTAGTAGCAATGGACCAATTTCCACCTGGAATTTGATCAGCTTTTCTCTACAAATAGCCAAGGGCATGGAATATATCGCGAGCAAAAAA GTTCTGCATGGTGATTTAGCCGCTCGCAATGTCCTTTTAGCCGATCATGGAATTGTTAAGGTCGCTGATTTTGGAATGGCCAGACAAATGCaaaactacaactaccacatGAAAGGACAG GGATTACTACCAATTAAATGGATGGCCATCGAATCGCTGACCGATCACGTATTTTCCAGTCAATCGGATGTCTGGTCTTACGGCGTTGTTCTATGGGAGCTCTTTGCCCTGGGCAAAATTCCCTACCCAG GAATGAACGGCCCAATACTCGTCAAAGATATTCAAGACGGACTGCGAATGGAGAAACCAGAATACGCGCCTAATTTCGTTGGGGAAGTGATGAAAAGCTGTTGGGACAAAGAACCAAACGACCGACCAACGTTTCATCAGCTGACCAACACGATCGAGAATTACATGGAGACATTCGTTAGCTCTGGGTACTTGGATTCAAATTTCATcgaaaacacaaaaaccaacTAA
- the LOC116930142 gene encoding vascular endothelial growth factor receptor 1 isoform X4: MLLIATFIFLPVITRANWPVMIPDQVQQVIDVGQNLSLTCIYQFETEEESKLANMAWILPDVLTNYPKNSSIEHRFRFTVGRNETHVKSSMVLQKTVPSDTGYFRCAVLPHIKIDQYVYVYSERELVFIDAYHTKTFMSWNGESKDIPCKPTHPNVTISLYRKIIFGEDDSWDSMQELSSELGNASWLLKPLPERGLRLTNWKTSDRGAYKCVGTMNEPTPTAESTEREFFLFTNELVRDGDDDPLEGSNVTLKCMIVLEQNLNNQYTVAPEWFYIDNETGKEQFINQTNPPRGILVKNSAKNSMGFFHEEQIASSIFESYLELQSIRLNTQTHFQCRGHENQRVISRSISFTIKEKIDPMQVKLGRGIAQNLTCNRYFDDVHIKWFEDDKEYSGLIFTSNSSSVLPLNGIDGEKASYSCRWTNSRGEPRSRNFSFAKETVSTSTIVISLCASLAILIVTGIAVKQYVDKKNLIEAIQGKLDGNPDGLDPNLPIDYQTEFLPYDKRCEFPKDRLRLGKQLGKGCFGEVYKAEAVGLKDSDETVTIVAVKKVLSTSQFRMKSKTTGLDALIRELKILNYLGSHLNVVNLLGACTKDIIKGELLVIIDYCRYGNLQSYLIKRRNTFFNQLDEVGNLQLTNEFVGIDETRSHDIDSCAESNPGTSDHFVSQTINSTADGSICHADDCLQEMEANWKYGENSDPSSNGPISTWNLISFSLQIAKGMEYIASKKVLHGDLAARNVLLADHGIVKVADFGMARQMQNYNYHMKGQGLLPIKWMAIESLTDHVFSSQSDVWSYGVVLWELFALGKIPYPGMNGPILVKDIQDGLRMEKPEYAPNFVGEVMKSCWDKEPNDRPTFHQLTNTIENYMETFVSSGYLDSNFIENTKTN, encoded by the exons ATGTTACTAATAGCGACCTTCATATTTTTACCTGTAATAACTCGTGCAAATTGGCCAGTGATGATTCCCGATCAAGTGCAACAGGTGATCGATGTAGGTCAAAATCTCAGTTTGACTTGCATCTACCAGTTTGAAACCGAGGAAGAAAGTAAATTAGCTAACATGGCGTGGATACTGCCCGATGTGCTCACCAATTATCCAAAA AACAGCAGCATCGAACATCGTTTTCGCTTCACGGTCGGTAGGAACGAAACTCACGTCAAATCGTCAATGGTTTTACAAAAGACCGTCCCCTCTGACACGGGGTATTTTCGATGCGCTGTCCTTCCTCATATCAAAATTGACCAATACGTTTACGTTTACA GTGAACGGGAACTCGTTTTCATCGATGCGTACCATACCAAGACATTTATGTCGTGGAATGGTGAATCTAAAGATATCCCATGCAAACCTACTCATCCAAATGTAACCATTTCATTGTACCGGAAAATTATTTTTGGAGAAGATGATAGCTGGGACTCGATG cagGAATTGTCAAGTGAATTGGGAAATGCCAGTTGGTTGCTGAAACCTTTGCCAGAACGAGGATTGAGGTTAACCAATTGGAAAACCAGCGATCGTGGTGCATACAAATGCGTAGGCACAATGAACGAACCTACGCCAACTGCTGAAAGCACCGAACGCGAATTCTTCCTGTTCACCAACG AGCTCGTTCGAGATGGCGACGATGATCCGCTGGAAGGAAGCAACGTGACTCTGAAATGTATGATTGTTTTAgaacaaaatttaaacaacCAGTACACGGTGGCCCCAGAGTGGTTTTACATAGACAACGAAACCGGCAAAGAACAATTTATAAATCAAACTAACCCTCCTAGAG GAATTCTAGTAAAGAATTCAGCGAAGAATTCAATGGGCTTCTTTCACGAAGAACAAATTGCAAGTTCAATCTTTGAAAGTTACCTGGAACTGCAAAGTATCAGACTCAATACGCAGACGCACTTTCAATGCAGAGGCCATGAGAATCAACGAGTCATTTCTCGATCGATTTCTTTTACAATCAAAG aaaaaattgatcCAATGCAGGTCAAACTGGGAAGAGGAATAGCTCAGAATTTGACTTGCAATCGATATTTTGATGACGTCCACATCAAATGGTTCGAG GATGACAAGGAATATTCGGGACTAATTTTTACGAGCAACAGTTCATCGGTGTTGCCATTAAACGGAATCGATGGAGAAAAGGCAAGTTATTCTTGTCGTTGGACCAACAGCCGAGGAGAACCGAGATCAAGAAATTTCAGTTTTGCTAAAGAAACTGTATCTACTAGTACTATTGTCATCTCTCTTTGCGCATCTCTCGCGATATTAATTGTAACTGGAATAGCAGTCAAACAATACGTCGATAAG aaaaatctgaTAGAGGCAATTCAGGGAAAATTGGATGGTAATCCTGATGGCCTTGATCCGAATTTGCCCATCGACTATCAAACGGAATTTCTACCTTACGACAAACGCTGTGAATTTCCAAAAGATCGCCTCAGACTCG GAAAACAACTGGGAAAAGGATGTTTCGGAGAAGTTTACAAAGCCGAAGCTGTCGGACTCAAAGACTCGGACGAAACTGTTACGATAGTGGCCGTCAAAAAGGTCCTTTCCACATCGCAATTTCGAATGAAATCAAAGACGACGGGATTAGACGCTCTCATAAGGGAACTGAAAATTCTCAATTATTTGGGATCGCATTTAAATGTCGTCAATCTACTGGGAGCCTGCACCAAAGACATCATCAAAG GCGAACTCTTGGTGATTATCGATTATTGTCGTTACGGCAATTTGCAATCGTATTTAATTAAACGGCGCAATACATTTTTCAACCAATTGGACGAGGTCGGGAATCTACAATTGACTAACGAATTTGTTGGAATTGACGAGACTCGCAG TCATGACATTGACTCTTGTGCAGAGTCAAATCCTGGAACCTCAGATCATTTTGTATCTCAAACAATAAACTCGACGGCCGACGGTTCAATTTGTCACG CAGATGATTGCCTTCAAGAAATGGAAGCCAATTGGAAATATGGAGAAAATTCAGACCCTAGTAGCAATGGACCAATTTCCACCTGGAATTTGATCAGCTTTTCTCTACAAATAGCCAAGGGCATGGAATATATCGCGAGCAAAAAA GTTCTGCATGGTGATTTAGCCGCTCGCAATGTCCTTTTAGCCGATCATGGAATTGTTAAGGTCGCTGATTTTGGAATGGCCAGACAAATGCaaaactacaactaccacatGAAAGGACAG GGATTACTACCAATTAAATGGATGGCCATCGAATCGCTGACCGATCACGTATTTTCCAGTCAATCGGATGTCTGGTCTTACGGCGTTGTTCTATGGGAGCTCTTTGCCCTGGGCAAAATTCCCTACCCAG GAATGAACGGCCCAATACTCGTCAAAGATATTCAAGACGGACTGCGAATGGAGAAACCAGAATACGCGCCTAATTTCGTTGGGGAAGTGATGAAAAGCTGTTGGGACAAAGAACCAAACGACCGACCAACGTTTCATCAGCTGACCAACACGATCGAGAATTACATGGAGACATTCGTTAGCTCTGGGTACTTGGATTCAAATTTCATcgaaaacacaaaaaccaacTAA
- the LOC116930142 gene encoding vascular endothelial growth factor receptor 1 isoform X5 → MLLIATFIFLPVITRANWPVMIPDQVQQVIDVGQNLSLTCIYQFETEEESKLANMAWILPDVLTNYPKNSSIEHRFRFTVGRNETHVKSSMVLQKTVPSDTGYFRCAVLPHIKIDQYVYVYSERELVFIDAYHTKTFMSWNGESKDIPCKPTHPNVTISLYRKIIFGEDDSWDSMQELSSELGNASWLLKPLPERGLRLTNWKTSDRGAYKCVGTMNEPTPTAESTEREFFLFTNEQNLNNQYTVAPEWFYIDNETGKEQFINQTNPPRGILVKNSAKNSMGFFHEEQIASSIFESYLELQSIRLNTQTHFQCRGHENQRVISRSISFTIKEKIDPMQVKLGRGIAQNLTCNRYFDDVHIKWFEDDKEYSGLIFTSNSSSVLPLNGIDGEKASYSCRWTNSRGEPRSRNFSFAKETVSTSTIVISLCASLAILIVTGIAVKQYVDKKNLIEAIQGKLDGNPDGLDPNLPIDYQTEFLPYDKRCEFPKDRLRLGKQLGKGCFGEVYKAEAVGLKDSDETVTIVAVKKVLSTSQFRMKSKTTGLDALIRELKILNYLGSHLNVVNLLGACTKDIIKGELLVIIDYCRYGNLQSYLIKRRNTFFNQLDEVGNLQLTNEFVGIDETRSHDIDSCAESNPGTSDHFVSQTINSTADGSICHADDCLQEMEANWKYGENSDPSSNGPISTWNLISFSLQIAKGMEYIASKKVLHGDLAARNVLLADHGIVKVADFGMARQMQNYNYHMKGQGLLPIKWMAIESLTDHVFSSQSDVWSYGVVLWELFALGKIPYPGMNGPILVKDIQDGLRMEKPEYAPNFVGEVMKSCWDKEPNDRPTFHQLTNTIENYMETFVSSGYLDSNFIENTKTN, encoded by the exons ATGTTACTAATAGCGACCTTCATATTTTTACCTGTAATAACTCGTGCAAATTGGCCAGTGATGATTCCCGATCAAGTGCAACAGGTGATCGATGTAGGTCAAAATCTCAGTTTGACTTGCATCTACCAGTTTGAAACCGAGGAAGAAAGTAAATTAGCTAACATGGCGTGGATACTGCCCGATGTGCTCACCAATTATCCAAAA AACAGCAGCATCGAACATCGTTTTCGCTTCACGGTCGGTAGGAACGAAACTCACGTCAAATCGTCAATGGTTTTACAAAAGACCGTCCCCTCTGACACGGGGTATTTTCGATGCGCTGTCCTTCCTCATATCAAAATTGACCAATACGTTTACGTTTACA GTGAACGGGAACTCGTTTTCATCGATGCGTACCATACCAAGACATTTATGTCGTGGAATGGTGAATCTAAAGATATCCCATGCAAACCTACTCATCCAAATGTAACCATTTCATTGTACCGGAAAATTATTTTTGGAGAAGATGATAGCTGGGACTCGATG cagGAATTGTCAAGTGAATTGGGAAATGCCAGTTGGTTGCTGAAACCTTTGCCAGAACGAGGATTGAGGTTAACCAATTGGAAAACCAGCGATCGTGGTGCATACAAATGCGTAGGCACAATGAACGAACCTACGCCAACTGCTGAAAGCACCGAACGCGAATTCTTCCTGTTCACCAACG aacaaaatttaaacaacCAGTACACGGTGGCCCCAGAGTGGTTTTACATAGACAACGAAACCGGCAAAGAACAATTTATAAATCAAACTAACCCTCCTAGAG GAATTCTAGTAAAGAATTCAGCGAAGAATTCAATGGGCTTCTTTCACGAAGAACAAATTGCAAGTTCAATCTTTGAAAGTTACCTGGAACTGCAAAGTATCAGACTCAATACGCAGACGCACTTTCAATGCAGAGGCCATGAGAATCAACGAGTCATTTCTCGATCGATTTCTTTTACAATCAAAG aaaaaattgatcCAATGCAGGTCAAACTGGGAAGAGGAATAGCTCAGAATTTGACTTGCAATCGATATTTTGATGACGTCCACATCAAATGGTTCGAG GATGACAAGGAATATTCGGGACTAATTTTTACGAGCAACAGTTCATCGGTGTTGCCATTAAACGGAATCGATGGAGAAAAGGCAAGTTATTCTTGTCGTTGGACCAACAGCCGAGGAGAACCGAGATCAAGAAATTTCAGTTTTGCTAAAGAAACTGTATCTACTAGTACTATTGTCATCTCTCTTTGCGCATCTCTCGCGATATTAATTGTAACTGGAATAGCAGTCAAACAATACGTCGATAAG aaaaatctgaTAGAGGCAATTCAGGGAAAATTGGATGGTAATCCTGATGGCCTTGATCCGAATTTGCCCATCGACTATCAAACGGAATTTCTACCTTACGACAAACGCTGTGAATTTCCAAAAGATCGCCTCAGACTCG GAAAACAACTGGGAAAAGGATGTTTCGGAGAAGTTTACAAAGCCGAAGCTGTCGGACTCAAAGACTCGGACGAAACTGTTACGATAGTGGCCGTCAAAAAGGTCCTTTCCACATCGCAATTTCGAATGAAATCAAAGACGACGGGATTAGACGCTCTCATAAGGGAACTGAAAATTCTCAATTATTTGGGATCGCATTTAAATGTCGTCAATCTACTGGGAGCCTGCACCAAAGACATCATCAAAG GCGAACTCTTGGTGATTATCGATTATTGTCGTTACGGCAATTTGCAATCGTATTTAATTAAACGGCGCAATACATTTTTCAACCAATTGGACGAGGTCGGGAATCTACAATTGACTAACGAATTTGTTGGAATTGACGAGACTCGCAG TCATGACATTGACTCTTGTGCAGAGTCAAATCCTGGAACCTCAGATCATTTTGTATCTCAAACAATAAACTCGACGGCCGACGGTTCAATTTGTCACG CAGATGATTGCCTTCAAGAAATGGAAGCCAATTGGAAATATGGAGAAAATTCAGACCCTAGTAGCAATGGACCAATTTCCACCTGGAATTTGATCAGCTTTTCTCTACAAATAGCCAAGGGCATGGAATATATCGCGAGCAAAAAA GTTCTGCATGGTGATTTAGCCGCTCGCAATGTCCTTTTAGCCGATCATGGAATTGTTAAGGTCGCTGATTTTGGAATGGCCAGACAAATGCaaaactacaactaccacatGAAAGGACAG GGATTACTACCAATTAAATGGATGGCCATCGAATCGCTGACCGATCACGTATTTTCCAGTCAATCGGATGTCTGGTCTTACGGCGTTGTTCTATGGGAGCTCTTTGCCCTGGGCAAAATTCCCTACCCAG GAATGAACGGCCCAATACTCGTCAAAGATATTCAAGACGGACTGCGAATGGAGAAACCAGAATACGCGCCTAATTTCGTTGGGGAAGTGATGAAAAGCTGTTGGGACAAAGAACCAAACGACCGACCAACGTTTCATCAGCTGACCAACACGATCGAGAATTACATGGAGACATTCGTTAGCTCTGGGTACTTGGATTCAAATTTCATcgaaaacacaaaaaccaacTAA